The Stenotrophomonas maltophilia sequence CAACCGGGTGATCGTGTTCGACCTGGACGGCGACATCGACGACCTGCTGGCACTGCCGGCCGACGTGATCGCACAGCGCCTGTACATGCGCGCCAGCGAGCTGCCCGAGGGCGTTGCACGGGTGCCGCTGAAGGAGGTGCACGTCAACAAGGTGCCGGCGCTGATCGCCTGGAACCACCTGCGTGCCGACGACCACGAGCGCCTGGGCCTGGACGTGGCGGCCATCGAAGCCAGGATCGAGCGCCTGCGCGAATTCGCCCCACAGCTGGCGGAGAAGGCGCGCCAGGTCTACAACCAGCCGCGCGTGGCCACCGTGGCCGATGTCGATGCATCGCTGTACGACGGATTCCTCGGCAACGGTGACAAGCCGTTGCTGGCCCTGGCCCGTACCACCGCGCCTGATCAGCTGGCCGCGCTGGAAGGCCGCTTCCGTGACCCGCGCCTGCCCGAACTGCTGTTCCGTTACCGTGCGCGCAACCATCCCGGCAGCCTCGCGCCGGCTGAACGCCAGCGCTGGCAGGATTACCGCCGCCAGCGCCTGCTCGGAGACGGCGGCCTGGGCGAACTCAACCTGTCCCAGTACCAGCAGCAGCTGGATGCACTGGCCGCCGAAGCGCCCGAGGACACCCGGCGCCAGGTCCTGCTGCAATCGCTGCGCGACTGGGGCCAGCACCTGCAGGAGACGCTGTGAGCACTTATTTCTCGGACGCCAGCTTCAAGTTCCTGCGCAGCCTTGCGCGGCACAACGACAAGGCCTGGTTCAACGATCACCGCCAGCAGTATGAAGACCACGTGCGGCAGCCGTTCCTGCGCCTGCTTGGCGACCTCCAGCCGGCGCTGGCCGAGGTCAGCGAACACTTCCGCGCCGATACCCGCGGCGTCGGTGGCTCGTTGTTCCGCATCCATCGTGACGCGCGTTTTTCCAACGACAAGTCGCCGTACAAGACCTGGCAGGGTGCACGCCTGTTCCATGAGCGCCGCCGCGAAGTGGCCGCGCCCTCGTTCTACGTGCACCTGCAGCCGGGCGAGAGCTTCGTCGGCGCTGGCCTGTGGCATCCAGAACCCGAGACGCAGCGCCGCGTGCGCCACTTCATTCTCGACAACCCGGGCAGCTGGAAGGCCGCCGCGCATGCTCCGGCGCTGCGCAAGCGCTTCGACTTCGAGGAGAGCGAGAAGCTGGTGCGCCCGCCACGTGGCTTCCCGGCCGACTTCGAATTCATTGACGACCTCAAGCACCGCAACTGGGTGATGTGGCGCTCGCTGGACGACGCCACCATGACCGGCCCGCGCCTGTTGTCCACGCTGGGCAAGGACCTGGCTGGGCTCGGCCCGTTCGTCGACTACCTGTGCGCGGCGCTGGACCTGGAGTTCTGAGCCGCATCACCTGCCGTTCACCACTGGCTGCCTCACTTGCGGCAGTCTGGACAGCATGAAGAAGCTCACTGCACTGGCTGTGCTGCTGGTCCTGGCCTTGGCTGCGTGGTGGTTCGGTGGCCCGTACATGACCGTGCATGGCCTGTCCAAGGCCATCGAAGAACGTGACACGGCGCGACTGGAACGCTACGTCGATTTCCCGCGCGTGCGCAGCAGCCTGCGCGCGCAGCTCAATGACTATATGGTGCGCCAGGCCGGCCCGGATGTAGCGGCCAGCCCGTTCGGCGCCCTGCTCTACGGCCTGGCCGACCAGCTCGGCGGTGCTGCGGTGGACACCATGGTGACCCCGACCGGCATCGGCGCGATGCTGCAGGGCCACGTGCTGTGGAAGCGCGGCCGCAATGAACTGCAGGGCGGCGATGCCTTCGGCCCGACCGAACCGGCACGGCCGTTGAAAAACGCCGAGCATCACTTTGAAGCGCTGGACCGCTTCGTGATCGACGTTGATCGCGGCCCGGGCCAGCCGCCGTTGAAGGTGGTGCTGGAACCGCAGGGCCTGCGCTGGAAGGTGGTGGACCTGCAGTTGGGGATGTCAGGCAGCCCTTGATCGGACCCGTGGCCTGACGGCAATGCCAACCAGGGTTGGCAACTACCGGGACACAGCGCTCTGGTAGATGCCCACCTTGGTGGGCATGGATCCAGGACGGCGCCAACCAAGGTTGGCAACTACCGGGACACAGCGCTCTGGTAGATGCCCACCTTGGTGGGCATGGATCCAGGACGGCGCCAACCAAGGTTGGCAACTACCGGGACACAGCGCTCTGGTAGATGCCCACCTTGATGGGCATGGATCCAGGACGGCGCCAACCAAGGTTGGCGACTACCGGGGTACAGCGCTCTGGTAGATGCCCACCTTGGTGGGCGCCGATGCATGGCAGTGCCAACCAACGGTTGGCACCCACCCGGCATGGTTTCACCCCTCGTTGGCGACGCCATGCGGCACATGGCCGGCGGCCACGTGTTCGCGCGCACTGTCGATGTTGTGCTGCGAATCGTCGAAGAAGATGTCGGCGCCGAAGGCCTGCAGGAAGGGGCCCTTGTGGCGCCCACCAAGGAACAGCGCCTCATCCAGGCGCACACCCCACTCCCGCAGGGTGCGGATCACCCGCTCATGGGCCGGCGCCGAACGCGCGGTCACCAGCGCGGTACGGATCGGCGCACTCTCGCCGGCCGGGAACACTTCCTGCAGCGTATGCAGCGCCGAAAGGAAGCCGCGGAACGGTCCACCACTGAGCGGTTCGCGGGCGCGTTCACGCTCGTGGCGGCCAAACGCCTCCACGCCCTGCTCGCGCGAGATGCGCTCGCTCTCGTCGCCGAAGATCACAGCGTCACCGTCGAAGGCGATGCGCAGCTGCCCGGCCGGGCGACCGGTATCGATCTGGTCGGCCGCTGCTGCTGCAGTCTCGCCGGGCGGCTTGGGCAGGATGGTGGCCGCGGCGATGCCATGACGCAGCGCACTGCGCACCGATTCGGGGTTGGCCGACAGGAACAGGTCGGTACCGAATGGCTTCACGTACGGCCAGGTCGGTTCACCGGCAGTGAACGTGGCGCGGATGATGCCCAGGCCGTAGTGCTGGATCGAATTGAAGATGCGCAGGCCGGTATCGGCCGAGTTGCGCGACAGCAGGATCACCTCGACCCGCGGGTTCTCCGGGCTGGCACCCTGGTTCAGCGCCAGCAGCTTGCGCACCACCGGGAAGGCCACGCCGGGGCCGAGGATGTCGTCCTCGTGCTGGCGCTGGAATTCGGCGTACGCCGCCACGCCATCGCTCTCGAACAGCGCGTGGCTTTCCTCGAGGTCGAACAGGGCGCGCGAGGTCACCGCAACGGTCAGCAAACGGGGGGAGTTGTCGCCCATCGGTGGGGGTCCTTCAAGCGGTCGGCATGGCCGGCCGGCCATTGTCCTCAAAAAACGAACTGTTCGCTCAGGATCCTGTCTTCCAG is a genomic window containing:
- a CDS encoding DUF2461 domain-containing protein, which codes for MSTYFSDASFKFLRSLARHNDKAWFNDHRQQYEDHVRQPFLRLLGDLQPALAEVSEHFRADTRGVGGSLFRIHRDARFSNDKSPYKTWQGARLFHERRREVAAPSFYVHLQPGESFVGAGLWHPEPETQRRVRHFILDNPGSWKAAAHAPALRKRFDFEESEKLVRPPRGFPADFEFIDDLKHRNWVMWRSLDDATMTGPRLLSTLGKDLAGLGPFVDYLCAALDLEF
- a CDS encoding DUF2939 domain-containing protein, whose protein sequence is MKKLTALAVLLVLALAAWWFGGPYMTVHGLSKAIEERDTARLERYVDFPRVRSSLRAQLNDYMVRQAGPDVAASPFGALLYGLADQLGGAAVDTMVTPTGIGAMLQGHVLWKRGRNELQGGDAFGPTEPARPLKNAEHHFEALDRFVIDVDRGPGQPPLKVVLEPQGLRWKVVDLQLGMSGSP
- a CDS encoding 5'-nucleotidase, whose amino-acid sequence is MGDNSPRLLTVAVTSRALFDLEESHALFESDGVAAYAEFQRQHEDDILGPGVAFPVVRKLLALNQGASPENPRVEVILLSRNSADTGLRIFNSIQHYGLGIIRATFTAGEPTWPYVKPFGTDLFLSANPESVRSALRHGIAAATILPKPPGETAAAAADQIDTGRPAGQLRIAFDGDAVIFGDESERISREQGVEAFGRHERERAREPLSGGPFRGFLSALHTLQEVFPAGESAPIRTALVTARSAPAHERVIRTLREWGVRLDEALFLGGRHKGPFLQAFGADIFFDDSQHNIDSAREHVAAGHVPHGVANEG